The Dreissena polymorpha isolate Duluth1 chromosome 4, UMN_Dpol_1.0, whole genome shotgun sequence region TATTACTTTTACATTTTCTTGTCTTATCTCAACGCATTGTTTGTTGCTGGCTTAATTGAATAAAGTTGATAATTGTAATGATTACAGGAATATAAATCTTTGTTTACACAATAGTGGATTTCTTGCGTATTGCGTGTCGGATATTTGCTTACTGCCTACACACGCTTCTGAATTTTGCAAACCAAAGGGATGGGGGAGGGGGGAATTAAGCTTCAAAATTGGCCTGATACACAGGCGCACATGTTTGCACAGGATATACAATTATGCAACTACtgtaatgttttgtgttatattaaTATGCCTGATGGATTACAAAATCCTAAATTGCTTTCATAGCCCATTTCTTCCAATTGCTCTTAAACACTTGACTGAGTACATAAATAATCCCTTAATTCCTTAAGTATAAGAAGCTCTAAAAGAAATTATGCACTTTCAGTGGTCTAAGCAAACATTTGCCATAAATGTATGTTACATTTAATAGTGCTGTGATTAAAATGTTTTCTGTTGATTTTGTGAATCCTGGATGTAAAGAAAATTTAACAATCTCATGCAGTGTAAttcttaaaaagtaaatattaaagACACAAAAAAAAGACGTTTCAATACCAAATATCACAGTTCATTTGTTTCATATCCATTGACTTAATACACACTTACAGAGCATATCACTTTGTGACAGAAAATTGTATTTATGGTTTATAAAAGTTGGTATCTACACAATTCCTGTGTAAACTTTGTTTTATCAATCCGTTTAGCCACTAATGATGATATAtgaattcaattaaaaacattgcAAAGCAATATTATAGGTGAATAAAGATGGTGTTCAGCGCAGTAGATCGATACTTGAGTGTGACCTCTGTCAGTTGGCTGGGCTGGTACAAGCGCAAGAAGCTAGAGGAGGCCACACGAGATGTCAAGAAAGCTCAGCATGAAACGCTCATGCAACGGATACAAGAAAATGCTGACACTGAATATGGCAAGAGGTTCAAATTTGATCAGATCAAAGATCGCAATGACTTTGTCAAGCATCATCCATTGACAAGGTATGTTCATTGTGAAGTATTTTTACTTTCGAATGCTTTAGCTATTTCAATACATTTGAAATTAATGTCTTGGAAGTTAAAGGTCTGCGACTATTACAGTGTCAGCAAAAGTCCCATATCCTTTACTGGCCACAAGGTCTGGTAATCTCCTAACCATTACTGGCTCAAATTCAAATACACTGACCAGTAAACTAGAAATTGGTTCTTAATCTGCATATTTTACAAGTCATGAGGGCCATATGGATTTTTTTCCTAGTTTAAGTGCAATTTTACTGGGTTTGTATGAGGACGGGCAGACTTTTGCGCTGACTAAAAGTATTGGACGCTATTTGTATGATGCTTGTTTATAAgcatttacatgtttataaatataatcaGTATTTGTATGATCTCATGTAAATTCATCTTACATCACCTACTGACTCCAAccataataatgtttttgttaaggACACTTAGTGTAGATTTGAAATTTGACCCAAAAAATTTCATCAAATGTAACTCATTTTATGAAGGTTTTACTTTTATAAGGTATATATCCAACAGGTATAGCCATTATGAGCCATATGTTGAGAGAATGATGAAAGGGGAGACAAACATTCTTACCAAAGATCAGCCGGTCATCTTTGCCGTCACCTCTGGCACCTCAGGAAAAAGCGCCATCATTCCAATGATCAAAAAGCAACGGGATACGTTCTTCACTCAAGGAATAAGCATTGTATACGACTGTATGAGGCAAGCCTTCCCAAAACAGAGTAGCTCACAGAAAGATATGAAGTTCTTCTACACGCCACAAATGCGAATGGCTGATTGTGGAATTCCAATTGGTCCCAACTCTTCGTCTCCAGCCAACTCGAAGCGTATCTTGAGCATGTATTCAACTCCGAAGGCAGGGTATGAAATCATAACTGAGCCCGAGGCTATGTATGTGCACTTGTTGTTTGGCCTGAAAGACAAGAACCTGGGAATAGTGGAGGCTAACTTTGCATCTTTGGTCTATGCTGCATGCAGGTCAATGGATAAGAATTGGGACTTATTAGTAAAGGACATTGAGTCAGGTAAAGTCAGTGAAACGCTGAAAATTGAGGATAATATTAGGAAAGAATTGAACCGGTCAATGTCACCTGATCCTAAACGGGCTGAGGAACTACGAAGTGCAAAAATGAACGGAATGATGGGACTGGCAAAAAGAGTCTGGCCAAAGCTCAACTTTGTCATGACGGCAGATTCAGGGACGTTTGAAATGTATGGTCACCGCTTGAGAGATCTACATTTCAAAGATGTACCATAGTATTCACCTCTCTACGCCGCCTCTGAGGGGCTTTTGGGCATCAATATTTGGCCCCTGGAGAGACCAAGTCGCTATCTACTCGCTCCATATTCCATGTTCTTTGAGTTCATTCCCGTGGAGACGGCTGAGGAGGAAAATCCAGCTACTTTGTTTATGGATCaggtaaaaatataaacaatatagttgAAGCACCAATGAATAGCGCAAATTCCACAATAGCTGAATAAAAGTTTATGATCAATGTGTTTGGCGGcttactgatttaaaaaaaagttaatgtttcAACCTGTCTtccaaaatttaaaaataatactaaaGCCATAAAATAAATCTTCAACAATTATCTGTATCCATAAATTCTTGGGGGGAAAAGGAGTtgaatgtttgtaaaatgtcgcccctgataagcctggaaGGAAAttttaagcacattcattaagcccctttttctcagagcaGACTAATGTTCATGTACCCCATGACCAGGTGGAGGTGGACAAGACGTATGAGCTGGTGATCACCAACCCTAGCGGCCTCTATCGCTACAGGTTCGGGGATGTTGTAACGGTCGTAGGACATCACAACACATGCCCTGTCATCGAGTTCCAGTACAGGTACACATGTTTGAGCATTCAATACTGAAGAGAATTGCAGTAGGAAACAAAACAATTTGATGTgtttttcttcagattttttGTGTGGAAATAAATGATGCTATTTCTTTCATCAATATTAACTAATCTTGTAATATTGGAATTTCAAACAGTACACTAATCCCAAATCGTGTTGAAATCAACATGTAGGTATGTTGTTTTTAATGCAACCAAACACATATAAGTTATCTTGTGCTGTTTACAAATGGTGATGTTGAAATTGAGATGGCAGTATAACCTTAAGTTTTTTCTACATTCAGGTAGTTATCTCTTAAATAATGAATTGATATATGGGAGGGCATTGTTTGGAAAAGCTCTTTGAATTATGTTATTGTGAAATGTACATCACAAATATTTCCCAGTTCAGTACAACCAATTAGTATATGCCAGTAAAGaactaatacatgtacatcacgaGGTATGCAATAAGGTGCTTCTTTTCTTTCAAGATGGTACGAATGTTTCAATGGATATGTCCTATTCTAAAGCGTGTTAATGCAATTGACATTATCTGTTAGAAAGACATAACCATGTTCCAGAGTAGGCTTCATTTCATGTACTTTGGTAAAAATTGCACCATTCCAAATTGTAAGCTATTCTGActtgattattttattaaaagctggtttaaaatcaattttggtAACTTTACATTTGTAATCAGAGGATCAAGAGATTCTTTTGTTAAGGCATCAGTTTATCATTTCCAAGTATGCCAGTACGGCTTGGAATCCAACAAAAGATGActgtttttgtttgtaaaatatgcaatatTAAAATGACTGTTGCTATCAGAATATTAACCAATTTACAATTTTTGATTGAACAGAACAGCAAGCCAATCTTTAATATGACATTTTTCTCCagtttgtttttcaataacatGAAGACCCCAAGTAAATAGCTGTCACTTAAGAGGAAAATATTGATGTTTTTTCGGGTTGTTTTATTTCAgctgaaaacatttgaaaataaccAACCCATTCTTTATCTGTCGACTCTTTGGTGatgctttttaataaaatacttggTGCTCGGTATGTTTAGCACATACACCAGTTTGGCAATAAGTCCCCAATTTTTTAATATCTAGACAAGGCCAGTTTCTGAATGTGCGAGCAGAGAAGACCAGCGAGAACACATTCTACCATGCTTTGAGTGCTTCCCTACGTAGATCTGGTGTCAAGATGGTGGACTACTGTTGTGCAGAGAGCGTCATAGTGGATCAGATTGAGTCTGGTATAGTATGACTTCTTGCTATTGCGGAAGTTTCTAGAATGTTCCCAAAGTCAGAGTCCACAAATATTTTCGTAAGAGTGTTATCTTGCAAAAATTTATAATGAACATAGGACTGGCCAAAATAAGTATGTCATAACAAATTTCgttttttatgtatttgattattttgtgtgGACTAGGGTGTAAATCTGGATTAATTGATGTAACTTGCTGGCAAAAATCATGCTCGTTTGAAGGCGGTAACATAATAAACTGAtgtaattgtttaacagttatgtGTCACATATGTTCACTGCAAAAccaataatttgtgttttaatgCTTTACATGCAGTTAATCATTGATCATCTTATAATAACTACATACCGTAGTTTTTATATGTGAAGTGAGTGTATTTTTGTAGAATTGTACATGTGTGTTCCACTATCCATGAAGATGTTGATGACCTGATATTTACAGGCAAGAGTAGCTCCACACCATGCTACCATGTGTTTGTGGAACTGGAGAAAGGGGAGACAACTAACATACAGATCCCAGTAAGTAAAAATACATATGGGTTTAGTAGCTCAACACTTAAATGTCCATTAATGCTAAAAGCTTCATAACTTAAAGTATAAATAAAGGAAAAATAACCAAAATATAATGAGTAAAAGTTTATCAAGTGTTTTAAAATGACCCAAATGTATCCAAGCCTATGTAAACATTTGTAGATCTAAAATTCACAGTTTGataatgtaattgtttatttacataaatatcttcagtaaaaaaaaataaaaaatcggttgctttattaaacaatttctcttttttttttagaaactgGGGACTTTGAATTAAATAGCCAACATATTTTAGTATCtcattttattgtatgctttctgGTGTTTTATAGAGTAATATCAGTGAAAAAAAACtagaaaaatatcgttatttttcactgttttactgtgaaattacgtcattttttcaacaaaatgacgtcaaaaatccagcgaaattatccatatatactctttaacaatgtaaataaatggtgaaaaaagcataaaataagaagaaaatttgttggatttgatggtatattgattttaattcacttgtgatcataaaaaatacataccggtattatgatcactcatgaaataaaatcaatattccatcgaatccaacaaatatcctctatatatttccTTGACTTTTAGTTCACTGCTTTTTAAAGCAATGAGACAATCTTAACCTTAGAAAACTTGGATGTCAGTGGTCGCCCTTGGTAATTCATAAGAAGGTGCATTATTAAAACATGTCATCAGTGAAAATGCAATTCCGTACAATTTCTAATTATAAACTGACATAATAAATACCATGAACACCTGTGTAAGCCCAGTAAAGAATTACATTTTCCCAGCCTTTCGGTATAATctcattttatacatgtgttttaatattaattgtgGAGTTTAAATTAAAGCagcaaataattgtgttttttaagagcttctttttttatttaaaacaaatttcagATTGATGAGGAATTGAAAAGCATATCATACATTTACGCGTCGTTCCGTCGTAAAGGAAGCATAAGTCCAATCAAGGTGTACATCGTAAGACCGGGAACTTTTACAGAGCTGCGTACCTACATGATCGAGAACACGACTGGCTCACCCAATCAGTACAAAGTTCCACGAGTCCTTCGTAAACCAGACGCCGTTAAGTTTCTCATGGATAGAGTGGACAGTTGCCTATTGTGAGGGAGTGTACGTTCGAGGTGCTTTAATTGATTATGCTTGAAGCAGTTGAAGGCTTTCACAAAAGCAGGGGTCCTGTTTTATCAAGGATCTTGCGACATATTTTTGCTATGACTGACTTtttttactgacaaaaaaattatttgtttaacatttatgataaGTATGATTCTATCTATAATATTAAAAGCACTGTGAAAGATGGAAGACAATAAATAAAAAGCTGAAGTACCGGTATACTAATGATTATGGATAGCGCTTAGGGATTTCACCTTTTGAAACATAGTATCCTAACTTAAAAGTATTATACACGAAGGACCTTGAATTCGAAtgtttgataaaattgaaaaggtATGATTTTATACCTTATAGCAATCAATCGTCTTTATATATGTGTTCGGTCAATTAATTCTAGGGTGTTGAAAGAATAGGGCAGATGTTTGTGCACATACATGTTTGTTGTTATAGCCTTGCACCATCTCTTATGTTTTACCTAGTTGATATCGAAGTCATTGTGATGTAAAACTTATTAATAAGTCTTTTGGACAGTGTTATCAAATATCTGACATTGATTGATGTGGGCGTTGAGCATATAAAATGCAAGGCTAGTGTGAAATAGAGATAAGTTTATAAAGCGGGGCAAAGGAAACCTTATAAGCAACAAACTACTCTATCTTAtcatgtttgaattttttttgtttattttgaaaatatgcttatgaaTATGACTGAAAAGAATTATGAAAACAATCATATCAAAGCATGAACAGAAACGAACAAAAAGAAATCACTGTTTTGTGCAAATACGCACAACACAATGTATTATTTCGCCCATGCATTTGTGGTAATGGCAAAAATGATAATCCTTTTGTGCtgtgattttgtttaaattaggATAACTATATTAAGTGTTACCGATTTGGCTGGTCCAACCTTTGGATGCATTTCTTTCTTATGACTGGTCTGAATGGCATTTAATTGGGCTATCAAGAAACACAGCTTTAGCTTAAAATATTTCATCTGATGAGAAATTAATATGTGATGTATGTGGTCTTTGAAACCTAAATTCTGAGATTCGTTTAAAATATGGACTTAAAGATTTTGTTGgtgtaataaattaaaatgtatttgatatgcattttgttaggttgttttttataataaaatgtctttaaattagattatgttattgttaaatatgcaGAGGCTCTTTTTttactttgaacattttttgaaAGCTCATTTCTATTGTCTGTATTTTGTTTGTAAGGATATTGCATAAACATTTTATACTTACAGAAGTTGCAATAAATATTAAAGTGCACAAATAAAGCTTGCCAATATTAGTCCGGTTCTGACCTTTATCCATAAATATATAAAGGTTGCAgttgtgtagtggatatggtgtccgactAGCGATTGTGGGTCAAGGATTCGATCACCACTGTGGTAGCATACTTAAGATTTCCCCTTGACATTAAGTActtgttctagtcccaggaaacggactcaagagcgtttcaattaagccttaggctttctatgcaatcaagctaaaataaataggtttaaggtaaatatattaaagcACTATTACGAAGAATAAATAAGTTTCCTTACTAGAGACCATTTAAGTAGATTAAAGCCTATCTCACTGAGTAAACCATAATTGTTTCATTAAACTCTTGCAAAACGTGCATAAACAAAACCTAGCGCAAATAAAGTAACCACACCCCTTAAAGATAATCTTTTCAGTTAGTCTTCAATCAATGGCATCAACATACTCGATACACATTAAGGATAAAAGAACTAACCACATCAACGATTCAGATTGTTAAATGACTTTTATGCAAGAAGAAAAAAGAAACTCTTTAAAAATGGGGACTAATTTCATTTGTACCACTGAGGGAATAATGGAATGTAACCTTATTGTTTTTCCGcccaaatatttttgaaaaaaaaaacgatcttGGAAGTTTATATATGTGAAGAACATGCAAAATACCCCCGGTAGTGTAAGGTATAATATTCcctttaattatcccccgccatacgcggagggatattgttttggcgatgTCAGTCCATCTTTCTGTCCGTTCGTttagcacttttgtgtccggagccatatcttggaagtgcttaggcggatttcattgaaacttggtatgagtatatatatggataagaggatgatgcacgccaaatggcattgtacacctcctgttaataacggagttatggccctttgtatcttaaaaaaatgcttttttagctgagtctcaaatataacacttttgtgtccagaagcatattggccggGGATaacaattcaacgaatttgcttgttatactAGTAATTGTTGCCTTAAATGTTATGATAATAATAAGTGGCAAGTCTCATTTGTGTTTCAACTAACAATACACAATATGAAATTTTatcattcataaaaaataaagaaaatcaaGGAAAGTTTGTTTGCCGATACATGTAATATACAGAAGTACCATAAATTAGGCTGAAATGACCCATACGCATTtacaacatgtaaataaaaaataaagtaaacattacGACATTTTTGACTGCATTAAGGTTGCCCATAGCATTAAAAAATGATGGCCGTAGGACGGTACAAAATTGACTGAACCATTTAATGAAAATAGTTATTTATGGTAGTTTTTATGTTCAGttccttttattattttgaattattcccGTGCATAAATTTTAAACAACAAGTATCTAACAGATTTGAACATGACAGCTTTAGCAGCAGACACATTACGATGGGCAAGAATTAATGATAACAACACTGTTTTCTGTCAGTACAATATTTATTCGAGAACTGGTTTTATGTAATAACAATTTTTGCATACAATGTTGAACTGCTGCCACACAAGGCATGGCATTCCTAAAACAAATGAGACGTTTTCTGTAgataaggggtttaatgcatttgcgtaaagtgtcgtcctggataagcctgtgctgttcgtgcaggcttatcagtgacactttcctcttttatgatatttttcgtttcaagaaagtctcttcttagcaaaaatcaagtttaggcggaaactgccatccctgattagcctgtgcagacttcacaggctaatgggggacggcactttacgcacatgcattaaacccctataTCACAAAGCACTGCTCAAATAAGTCTTTCACTGGGAATTCTAGGCTTggtgcatgtgcttcaagtgtctACAGAAAAATACCATTAAGGAGGTAAGAATCGTCCCTAAtgaagcctgtgaggactgcacaggctaagctgtgatgacatttaacgcacatgcatttaccaTAATCCAGTTGTCCCAGGGCAAGACTCGAATCCTAAGTGGCAAATAAACTTCTGATAACAAAAACATAGGATTAATACTGAGGTAATCTCGcaattctttccaatttttgcattcaacaaaagttattgcaatggTAAAGCAAAGCGAGCAAGAAAACAGCTAAATTATTCAATAGTCCAAGGTACAAGTAATACATATGAAGTCCAAATTTAGAGCAATCAAGTGGGTGCAATAagttcaaataatttaatatctATATCAATGCTTTAAGCTATTcatattaaaggatttatattatgttaaaggtcATTCATAGAACATTTACCAATTATTTTCAGTTCGTTACCATAGATAAATCAGCACTGTACATAAATTACTAACCAAGCTTCTAATGTGACTATTGATGTTCATTATGTAGACTTTCAATTAACTTAGGAATATAGCATTTTGAAATCAAAATGTCCGTGCCTTCACCTTGCCTCTAATATCCTGATAATTGCCACTTGACCATCTTGAGTATGCTTTAACTAATCTACTTATACAAATGCATTTGTAAATCCTGCAAATGTGCATGTTCCTAACACAGGAATCTAGTCACCAGCATTTGTAAGTCATCAATGTCTCACTGATGTCAAACTGATCAGGATTTTAATAGTCTTTCAACTTAACAAGACATTTTTTAACACAAAACTATGTACACCTTTTACAATTTGTATTGCTATCATGGTTTTCTACTAGTATGGCAGGCATgacctataaacaagagggccctgATGTCCCTGAAGCGCTCACACGAGTTCGAGGTAAACCAAAAGTCAAAAGTTGACCTAGTGAGTAAGTTTTTGGACACAGGTTACTCAGATCGAAAGAGGACCtgtattgtcaaaataacattttgaccaagttttatcaagatcgaGTCATAAAATATGTGGTCTCTTGagtggttacaaggtttttcatggattgacctggtgacctaggtaGGAAGCACAGGACCTAAATTCTAACTTTGCATAAATATGGTCaacataaccctttgcatgctgggaaatttgtcgtctgctaaaatgttgtctgctgaatttctaaaattagcattttcttcgaatttttttcaaagaatactatcagaatagcaaacagtttggatcctgatgagacaccacgttctgtggcgtctcaactggatccaaactgttttcaaaggcctttaaaattcggttcccgcactgaaagggttaaacaagaatCGTCAAGATCGAGTCACACACATGGTCTATAGAGGGAAAATAAGTTTTTTGATATAACATTTGATCTGGTGACCTTGTGTTTGGATGCATgcatcccccccccccttattaACTCAACATAGATATTTCCCAGATAAACAATCTACACAAGTTTCAACAAGTGCAATAACAAGCTAAAATTCCATAACACAAGATGCACCATCACGGACTTGAAGTGACCAAAATAGCTAACCACCAGCACTTCATGCTAAGGTGATCTAAAAATATTAACGATACAAGTAGATGTAAACTGGGATTTCAACAGGAAGTCAGCAAGGTTCTACTGTCAAGAAGCATGTAACAATAGATGGCTTTTAGGGTCAAAAGCAAGCAGTTGAAAAACAAGTCCCTGACATTTAGTTTTAACATGGTACAAGTACaggtaaaataataatcatacatATGTAACAAAATGTGGATTACATGACGTTGATGGTTGGGAGGGAAACCACAGAATCTGATAAAGAAATGTAAAGCATATAGAGTAGCTTCCCAGTCAACCTTCCATGCGCATAAGATAACATCGGATAAATATCAGCAACAATTACTTAACTGACTTATATTACAATGTTAGATTTCACATAACATATCAACATTTGTGCAAAAGCAATGGAAACAGCAACAGTGCCTTGTGAAATCGTCTTGTCCAATTACCTAACAAACACAAAACTTCAAAAACATTTTTGGTAAACTTCAAACAAATAACAAACGTGTGCAATCTGAAAGAACACCGCAATAGTGGAACACTATGAAGGGAATCTGGAAATATTCAAAATGAGCAACAGTCTGGCAaagggggctaaatgcatgtgcgtaaatgttcGTCCAAGGTTATCcgttgcagtccacacaggcttatcagggaccacactttctgccttgactggatttttgataagacgAGAATTCCTTTGAAtaaaaaac contains the following coding sequences:
- the LOC127879612 gene encoding LOW QUALITY PROTEIN: GH3 domain-containing protein-like (The sequence of the model RefSeq protein was modified relative to this genomic sequence to represent the inferred CDS: substituted 1 base at 1 genomic stop codon), which produces MVFSAVDRYLSVTSVSWLGWYKRKKLEEATRDVKKAQHETLMQRIQENADTEYGKRFKFDQIKDRNDFVKHHPLTRYSHYEPYVERMMKGETNILTKDQPVIFAVTSGTSGKSAIIPMIKKQRDTFFTQGISIVYDCMRQAFPKQSSSQKDMKFFYTPQMRMADCGIPIGPNSSSPANSKRILSMYSTPKAGYEIITEPEAMYVHLLFGLKDKNLGIVEANFASLVYAACRSMDKNWDLLVKDIESGKVSETLKIEDNIRKELNRSMSPDPKRAEELRSAKMNGMMGLAKRVWPKLNFVMTADSGTFEMYGHRLRDLHFKDVPXYSPLYAASEGLLGINIWPLERPSRYLLAPYSMFFEFIPVETAEEENPATLFMDQVEVDKTYELVITNPSGLYRYRFGDVVTVVGHHNTCPVIEFQYRQGQFLNVRAEKTSENTFYHALSASLRRSGVKMVDYCCAESVIVDQIESGKSSSTPCYHVFVELEKGETTNIQIPIDEELKSISYIYASFRRKGSISPIKVYIVRPGTFTELRTYMIENTTGSPNQYKVPRVLRKPDAVKFLMDRVDSCLL